One Antiquaquibacter oligotrophicus genomic region harbors:
- the secF gene encoding protein translocase subunit SecF, which translates to MASFSQFGNDLYTGKRSFDFVGKKRIWFTAAIIMLIIAVGGTVLRGGFVLGIEFTGGSEFTISNPADVDQTLAQDAVAEIVPGSTSRVSVVNGGDSIRVQTDQVSTEESQEIRDALSAAYDVSEDQVTYSFIGATWGADITRSALTALGVFLLFAAATMALYFRTWKMSAAAIIALIHDLIFTAGVYGIVGFEVTPAAVIGFLTILGYSLYDTVVVFDKIRENTAEGSSRTFGESVNLAVNQTLVRSINTSVVALLPVASILFIGSVLLGAGTLRDIALSLFIGIFVGTYSTIFIAAPLYAWMRQGETIVRKNDERKASSARMSGAVR; encoded by the coding sequence ATGGCCAGCTTCTCGCAGTTCGGAAACGACCTCTACACCGGTAAGCGTTCGTTCGACTTTGTCGGCAAAAAGCGCATCTGGTTCACGGCCGCGATCATCATGCTCATCATCGCCGTGGGTGGCACTGTGCTCCGCGGTGGTTTCGTGCTCGGAATCGAGTTCACGGGCGGCTCGGAGTTCACCATCAGCAATCCCGCCGATGTCGATCAGACACTCGCGCAGGATGCCGTGGCAGAAATCGTGCCCGGCTCGACGTCTCGTGTTTCCGTCGTCAATGGTGGCGACTCGATCCGTGTTCAGACCGATCAGGTGTCGACCGAGGAGTCTCAGGAGATCCGTGACGCGCTTTCGGCCGCGTACGACGTCTCTGAGGACCAGGTCACCTATTCGTTCATCGGTGCGACGTGGGGTGCTGACATCACCCGATCGGCCCTGACCGCTCTCGGTGTGTTCCTGCTCTTCGCGGCGGCGACGATGGCGCTCTACTTCCGCACCTGGAAGATGTCGGCCGCGGCGATCATCGCGCTCATCCACGACCTCATTTTCACCGCGGGTGTCTACGGCATCGTCGGGTTTGAGGTGACCCCCGCCGCGGTCATCGGATTCCTTACTATTCTCGGATACTCGCTCTATGACACCGTTGTGGTGTTCGACAAGATCCGCGAGAACACTGCTGAAGGCTCATCCAGGACCTTCGGCGAGTCGGTGAACCTCGCCGTCAACCAGACGCTGGTGCGCTCGATAAACACGTCGGTGGTTGCGCTTCTGCCCGTCGCGTCGATTCTCTTCATCGGATCGGTCCTGCTCGGTGCAGGCACCCTGCGCGACATCGCCCTCTCGCTCTTCATCGGGATCTTCGTCGGAACCTACTCGACGATCTTTATCGCGGCTCCGCTCTACGCCTGGATGCGTCAGGGCGAGACGATCGTGAGGAAGAACGATGAGCGCAAGGCCTCGTCGGCGCGGATGTCGGGAGCGGTTCGCTAA
- a CDS encoding RelA/SpoT family protein — translation MTETTQSAASFRSLLPRLFSRAQPAGAVDRLIKTVKMHHPRADTAIIERAYTAAERAHRGQRRKSGEPYITHPVAVAQILADLGIGTKTVAAALLHDTVEDTDYTLDVLRADFGDEIAMLVDGVTKLDKLKYGDSAQAETVRKMVVAMSKDIRVLVIKLADRLHNARTWGFVEEASATRKATETLEIYAPLAHRLGIQAIKLELEDLSFAVLHPKLYVEIESLVSKRTPQREQFMQQVIDAVNDDLKASKIKGSVVGRPKQYYSIYQKMIVRGREFDEIYDLVGIRVLVGSVRDCYAVLGSIHARWTPVPGRFKDYIATPKFNLYQSLHTTVIGPQGKAVEIQIRTHEMHQRAEFGVAAHWKYKDRVNSGRGDTGTAVATDSDMAWLAHINDWQAETDDPSEFLDSLRFEIGAKEVYVFTPQGKVIGLPAGATPVDFAYAVHTEVGHRTMGAKVNGRLVPLESTLQSGDSVEVFTSKNPDAAPSQDWLSFVKSTRARNKIKAWFTKERREEAIEQGKDAIARAMRKQNLPLQKLMSQDSFAEVASQLRYDDVSALYAAVGEGHVSTQSVIEKVVALVSEDDTEDDPTFVPKARSRALKNSDSGVLVRGAPDILVKLARCCTPVPGDDIVGFVTRGAGVSVHRTDCNNVESLMHEPERIIEVEWAPSSKSVFLVQIQIEALDRPGLLSDVTRVLTENHVNILSATVSTSSERLALSRFVFEMGDTTHLDRVLNAVRRIDAVYDVYRVNSG, via the coding sequence ATGACGGAGACGACTCAGAGCGCCGCCTCATTCCGCAGCCTTCTGCCAAGACTCTTTTCGCGCGCACAACCTGCCGGGGCGGTCGATCGTCTCATCAAAACGGTGAAGATGCACCATCCGCGTGCAGATACGGCCATCATCGAACGCGCCTACACCGCAGCCGAGCGTGCGCATCGCGGTCAGCGGCGTAAGAGCGGTGAGCCGTACATCACCCACCCCGTTGCCGTCGCCCAGATTCTGGCCGACCTCGGCATCGGCACGAAGACAGTTGCGGCGGCCCTGCTTCACGACACGGTGGAAGACACCGACTACACGCTCGATGTGCTGCGGGCTGACTTCGGCGACGAGATCGCCATGCTCGTCGACGGGGTTACCAAGCTCGACAAGCTGAAGTACGGCGACAGTGCACAGGCGGAAACCGTACGCAAGATGGTAGTCGCGATGTCGAAGGACATCCGCGTGCTGGTGATCAAACTGGCTGACAGACTGCACAACGCCCGCACCTGGGGCTTCGTGGAGGAGGCCTCGGCGACACGTAAGGCCACGGAAACCCTCGAGATTTACGCGCCGCTCGCCCACAGGCTGGGGATCCAGGCCATCAAACTCGAGCTCGAGGACCTCTCGTTCGCGGTGCTGCACCCGAAGCTCTACGTCGAGATCGAGAGCCTCGTGAGCAAGCGCACCCCACAGCGCGAGCAGTTCATGCAGCAAGTTATCGACGCCGTTAACGACGATCTAAAGGCATCGAAGATCAAGGGGTCGGTTGTGGGCCGCCCCAAGCAGTACTACTCGATTTACCAGAAGATGATTGTCCGCGGGCGCGAGTTCGATGAGATCTACGACCTCGTGGGTATTCGAGTCCTCGTGGGGTCCGTGCGCGACTGTTATGCCGTCCTGGGTTCGATCCACGCTCGCTGGACGCCGGTACCCGGCCGCTTCAAGGATTACATCGCGACACCAAAGTTCAATCTGTACCAGTCGCTTCACACAACGGTGATCGGTCCGCAGGGCAAGGCGGTCGAGATCCAGATCCGTACGCACGAGATGCACCAGCGTGCCGAGTTCGGTGTCGCTGCGCACTGGAAGTACAAGGATCGTGTCAATAGCGGACGTGGTGACACGGGGACGGCCGTCGCTACGGACAGCGACATGGCGTGGCTTGCGCACATCAACGACTGGCAGGCGGAGACGGACGACCCGAGTGAGTTCCTCGACAGCCTCCGATTCGAGATCGGTGCCAAAGAGGTCTACGTCTTCACACCGCAAGGAAAAGTCATCGGTCTGCCGGCCGGAGCCACTCCCGTGGACTTCGCCTACGCCGTTCACACCGAAGTCGGACATCGAACGATGGGCGCGAAGGTCAACGGTCGCCTTGTGCCTCTGGAGAGCACTCTCCAGAGTGGTGACTCCGTCGAGGTGTTCACGTCCAAGAATCCGGATGCCGCTCCGAGCCAGGATTGGCTGAGCTTCGTCAAGAGCACCCGTGCACGCAACAAGATCAAGGCTTGGTTCACGAAGGAGCGCCGCGAAGAGGCGATCGAGCAGGGCAAGGATGCCATCGCGCGGGCCATGCGCAAGCAGAATCTCCCACTGCAGAAGCTCATGAGTCAGGACTCGTTCGCCGAAGTAGCATCGCAGCTGCGGTATGACGACGTCTCCGCGCTGTACGCCGCAGTCGGCGAGGGACACGTCTCCACTCAATCCGTTATCGAGAAGGTCGTTGCGCTCGTCAGCGAGGACGACACGGAGGACGATCCGACATTCGTGCCAAAAGCACGCTCGCGTGCGCTGAAGAACAGCGACTCCGGTGTGCTCGTTCGTGGCGCCCCCGACATCCTCGTCAAACTCGCTCGATGCTGCACGCCTGTGCCGGGTGACGACATCGTGGGCTTCGTCACGCGAGGCGCCGGGGTTTCCGTGCACCGAACCGATTGCAACAACGTTGAGTCGCTCATGCACGAACCTGAGCGAATTATCGAGGTGGAGTGGGCACCGAGCTCCAAGAGCGTTTTCCTCGTTCAGATCCAGATTGAGGCTCTCGATCGCCCCGGACTGCTGTCGGATGTCACTCGTGTACTCACCGAAAACCACGTCAACATCCTGTCGGCGACGGTATCGACGTCGAGTGAGCGCTTGGCGCTGAGCCGATTTGTCTTCGAAATGGGTGACACGACGCACCTCGATCGCGTTCTGAACGCCGTGCGGCGCATCGACGCCGTGTACGACGTCTATCGCGTCAACTCTGGCTAA
- the secD gene encoding protein translocase subunit SecD produces the protein MARSTPVRKAWRSLTWLGVIIVGLIAINGAGVLWGGGSWVPKLALDLEGGTQIILAPQLESGQTVTAEQLDQAVSIIRQRVDASGVSEAEISTQGGQNIVVAIPGVPDDQTIARIESSAKLEFRPVIYTDAAANSAVGADGSTSTATPEPTPVPLSTELTASPTDASDPSWVSPALFDEFQNFDCSSIEENQANVAPSDQPLVTCDTSGIEKFILGPVEVTGEQISDATSGQISNSQGASTGQWGVFITFNEEGTKDFAEVTKRLFSYLSTDAATPDPRNRFAIVLDGSVISAPTTQGVIQDGRPQISGSFTQESAKTLADQLKFGALPIGFEIQSRDTISATLGSSQLLSGLIAGVIGLALVVVYSLIQYRALGSVTIASLLIAALITYLLIAILSWRQGYRLSLAGVAGLIVAIGITADSFIVYFERIRDELRDGKSLESSVEAGWKRAFRTILASDAVNFLAAAILFILAVGNVRGFALTLGLTTIVDLIVVSLFTHPVLQLLGRTRFFGEGHRFSGLDPKALGAVYRGRAQFREPVGVAETKRAKSSREAARRQTIAERKAAEAAGSSASSEGKDS, from the coding sequence GTGGCACGATCAACTCCCGTCCGTAAGGCGTGGCGTTCTCTCACCTGGCTCGGAGTCATCATCGTCGGACTCATCGCCATCAACGGGGCTGGTGTCCTGTGGGGCGGCGGGTCCTGGGTTCCGAAGCTCGCGCTCGACCTCGAAGGTGGAACGCAGATTATTTTGGCCCCGCAGCTCGAGAGCGGTCAGACGGTCACGGCGGAGCAGCTCGACCAAGCGGTCTCCATCATCCGACAGCGTGTCGACGCCAGTGGTGTCTCCGAGGCCGAGATCAGCACGCAGGGCGGGCAGAACATCGTTGTGGCCATCCCGGGTGTGCCAGACGACCAGACGATCGCACGGATCGAGTCGTCCGCGAAGCTCGAGTTCCGACCTGTCATTTACACGGATGCCGCGGCCAACAGCGCAGTCGGCGCCGATGGCAGCACGTCGACTGCAACTCCTGAGCCCACTCCGGTTCCCCTGTCGACGGAGCTCACCGCTTCGCCCACCGACGCGAGCGACCCGAGTTGGGTATCGCCAGCACTCTTCGATGAGTTCCAGAACTTCGACTGCTCCTCTATCGAGGAGAACCAGGCCAACGTCGCACCGTCCGACCAGCCGCTCGTGACGTGTGACACCTCGGGCATCGAGAAGTTCATCCTTGGACCCGTTGAGGTCACTGGCGAGCAGATTTCCGACGCGACGAGCGGCCAGATCTCTAACTCGCAGGGTGCCAGCACCGGCCAGTGGGGTGTGTTCATCACCTTCAACGAAGAAGGCACGAAGGACTTCGCCGAGGTCACGAAGCGACTCTTCAGCTACCTGTCGACGGATGCGGCCACGCCCGACCCGCGCAATCGCTTCGCCATCGTGCTCGACGGCAGTGTGATTTCGGCGCCGACCACGCAGGGTGTGATCCAGGACGGCCGTCCGCAGATCTCCGGTTCGTTCACGCAGGAGAGCGCAAAGACTCTCGCCGATCAGCTCAAGTTCGGTGCACTGCCGATCGGATTCGAGATCCAGAGCCGCGACACGATCTCCGCGACCCTCGGTTCGTCCCAGCTTCTCAGCGGACTTATCGCCGGTGTGATTGGACTCGCGCTCGTTGTGGTCTATTCACTGATCCAATACCGGGCCTTGGGCTCGGTCACCATCGCCTCGCTGTTGATCGCCGCGCTCATCACCTATCTGTTGATCGCGATTCTCTCGTGGCGACAGGGCTACCGATTGTCTTTGGCCGGTGTCGCAGGTCTTATCGTGGCCATCGGTATCACCGCGGACTCCTTCATCGTCTACTTCGAACGAATCCGCGACGAGCTTCGAGACGGAAAGAGCCTCGAATCCTCGGTCGAGGCCGGCTGGAAGCGCGCTTTCCGCACGATCCTCGCGTCGGATGCCGTCAACTTCCTCGCGGCAGCGATCCTCTTCATCCTCGCGGTCGGTAACGTTCGCGGGTTCGCGCTCACGCTCGGTCTCACCACGATCGTCGACCTGATCGTCGTCTCGCTCTTCACGCACCCGGTGCTTCAACTTCTCGGAAGAACAAGGTTCTTTGGTGAAGGTCATCGCTTCAGCGGGCTCGACCCGAAGGCGCTTGGCGCCGTCTACCGCGGTCGCGCGCAGTTCCGCGAGCCCGTGGGTGTTGCGGAGACCAAGCGCGCCAAGAGCAGCCGGGAAGCGGCTCGCCGACAGACGATCGCGGAGCGGAAGGCGGCAGAGGCCGCGGGATCCTCAGCTTCGAGCGAAGGGAAAGATTCCTGA